Proteins co-encoded in one Sporosarcina sp. FSL K6-1522 genomic window:
- the iolD gene encoding 3D-(3,5/4)-trihydroxycyclohexane-1,2-dione acylhydrolase (decyclizing): MNTLTEAKTATKEATATKPKTIRLTMAQALLKFLDNQYIDFEGKENKFVKGVFGIFGHGNVTGMGEALERHTGKLTYLQGKNEQGMVHTAAAYAKQKNRLEIYACTSSVGPGALNMVTAAATATVNRVPVLLLPGDIFASRQPDPVLQQVEVPTDYTISASDAFKPVSKYWDRISRPEQLMTAALNAMRVLTDPVDTGAVTLSLPQDVQAEAYDYPEEFFKKRVHYIERRTPSEQAIQRAVELIAQKKNPVIIAGGGVHYSLATDELAAFAETFMIPVGETQAGKSALPWKHSMNMGSIGATGSLASNILAKEADLVIAVGTRLSDFSTSSKTAFENPEVEFLTINVSVFDALKMDSQALVADAKIALELLTKALKANNYQNTHQAERLQGLKIKWDQEVDKYYADERKDGLSQTRVLGEINQFIEDKDIIVAAAGSMPGDLHRLWRSTNPKTYHMEYGFSCMGYEVAGALGIKLAEPDQEVYALVGDGSYLMMHSELVTSLQENKKITVLLLDNNGYQCIHNLQVGQGSDGFGNEFRYRSEEDNRLSGAYMPIDFAANARSMGANGYTVRTLDELQAALENAKKETVSTLIDIKVLSGTCTTGYESWWRLGVAEVSTDEKVQKAHETMEEKVKQARQY; this comes from the coding sequence ATGAACACACTAACAGAAGCGAAAACAGCAACAAAAGAGGCAACAGCAACGAAACCAAAAACAATTCGTTTAACAATGGCACAGGCACTTTTAAAGTTTTTGGACAATCAGTATATTGATTTTGAGGGAAAAGAAAATAAGTTTGTGAAAGGTGTATTCGGGATTTTTGGTCACGGAAATGTTACAGGAATGGGAGAGGCACTTGAAAGACATACAGGTAAACTCACCTATTTACAAGGGAAAAATGAGCAAGGAATGGTGCATACAGCAGCAGCTTACGCAAAGCAAAAAAATAGGTTGGAAATTTATGCTTGTACATCATCTGTCGGTCCGGGTGCTCTCAATATGGTAACGGCGGCAGCAACGGCAACGGTCAATCGTGTACCTGTCTTACTATTACCAGGTGATATTTTTGCTAGCCGCCAACCGGATCCAGTACTTCAGCAAGTCGAAGTTCCGACTGATTATACAATCTCTGCAAGCGACGCATTTAAGCCTGTCAGTAAATATTGGGATCGCATATCCAGACCAGAACAATTAATGACAGCAGCATTAAATGCGATGCGTGTGCTAACGGATCCGGTTGACACAGGGGCTGTTACATTATCTCTACCACAGGACGTTCAAGCTGAAGCTTATGATTATCCAGAAGAATTCTTTAAGAAAAGAGTCCATTATATTGAACGAAGAACACCTTCTGAGCAAGCAATTCAACGAGCTGTTGAGCTAATTGCTCAAAAGAAAAATCCAGTTATTATTGCTGGTGGTGGTGTTCATTATTCCTTGGCGACGGATGAACTAGCCGCTTTCGCGGAAACGTTTATGATTCCAGTTGGTGAAACGCAAGCAGGAAAAAGTGCATTGCCTTGGAAACATAGCATGAATATGGGGAGTATTGGTGCTACGGGCTCGCTCGCATCTAATATTTTGGCGAAAGAAGCTGACCTTGTTATTGCAGTTGGTACAAGGTTGTCAGATTTCTCTACATCCTCCAAAACTGCTTTTGAAAATCCAGAAGTCGAATTTTTAACTATCAATGTAAGCGTTTTCGATGCATTGAAAATGGATTCACAAGCGTTAGTGGCAGATGCCAAAATAGCACTTGAACTGCTTACGAAGGCATTGAAGGCTAACAATTATCAAAATACACATCAAGCGGAAAGACTGCAAGGGCTGAAAATAAAGTGGGATCAAGAAGTAGATAAATATTACGCAGATGAGCGAAAAGATGGATTATCACAAACGCGAGTTCTCGGGGAAATTAATCAATTCATTGAAGACAAGGATATTATCGTTGCAGCTGCGGGGAGTATGCCTGGTGACTTGCACCGTTTATGGAGAAGTACAAACCCTAAAACGTATCATATGGAATATGGCTTCTCATGCATGGGATATGAAGTTGCAGGTGCACTGGGCATTAAACTCGCGGAACCTGATCAAGAAGTATATGCGCTTGTTGGTGATGGCAGTTACTTAATGATGCACTCTGAACTTGTGACAAGCTTGCAGGAAAATAAAAAGATCACTGTTTTACTGCTGGATAATAACGGCTATCAATGTATCCATAACTTGCAAGTTGGACAAGGTAGCGATGGTTTTGGTAATGAATTCCGTTATCGTTCTGAAGAAGATAATCGTTTGTCAGGAGCGTATATGCCAATCGACTTTGCAGCGAATGCTAGAAGTATGGGGGCAAATGGATATACGGTTCGTACACTTGACGAGTTACAAGCTGCATTAGAGAATGCAAAAAAAGAAACGGTATCTACATTGATTGATATCAAAGTCCTATCAGGAACATGTACAACAGGTTACGAATCATGGTGGCGCTTAGGGGTAGCTGAAGTATCTACCGATGAAAAAGTGCAAAAAGCACATGAAACGATGGAAGAAAAAGTGAAACAAGCTAGACAATATTAA
- the iolB gene encoding 5-deoxy-glucuronate isomerase, whose product MSKLLVKSTKNSNQDGNLITITPESANWEYIGFEVYKLTEGQIFEQETEDKEVAVVILSGRANAATKSQSWQNIGKRMNIFEKIPAYTVYIPNEDQIKIEALTEVEIAVCKAPGKGTYEARLIGPEDVDVAKRGSGSMQREIHGILPEDKPADSLFVIEVFTPGGNWSSYPPHKHDEDNYPQEVYLEETYYHRVNPADRGFAVQRVYTDDKSLDETIVVRDGEVVIVPEGYHPVSAPPGYDLYYLNVMAGPIRTWKFTNDQDHEWLMK is encoded by the coding sequence ATGTCTAAATTATTAGTAAAGTCAACAAAAAACTCAAACCAAGACGGTAATCTGATTACAATTACGCCGGAATCTGCTAACTGGGAGTATATCGGATTTGAGGTATACAAACTAACAGAAGGGCAAATCTTTGAACAAGAAACGGAGGATAAAGAAGTGGCTGTCGTTATTCTTTCGGGTCGCGCCAATGCTGCTACGAAATCGCAATCATGGCAAAATATCGGGAAGAGAATGAATATTTTTGAAAAGATCCCTGCTTATACAGTATATATTCCAAATGAAGACCAAATTAAAATAGAAGCATTAACTGAAGTAGAAATTGCTGTTTGTAAAGCACCAGGTAAAGGTACGTATGAGGCCAGACTTATCGGGCCGGAAGATGTCGATGTTGCAAAACGTGGATCAGGCAGTATGCAACGGGAAATTCACGGGATTTTACCAGAAGATAAGCCGGCCGATAGCTTATTTGTCATTGAAGTGTTCACACCAGGAGGAAACTGGTCAAGTTACCCGCCACATAAGCATGATGAAGATAATTATCCGCAGGAAGTTTATTTGGAAGAGACCTACTATCATAGAGTAAACCCGGCTGATAGAGGATTTGCAGTTCAACGAGTCTATACAGACGATAAATCCTTGGATGAAACGATTGTTGTAAGGGACGGGGAGGTTGTAATTGTGCCAGAAGGGTATCACCCTGTCTCAGCGCCTCCTGGTTATGATTTATATTATTTGAATGTCATGGCTGGTCCAATTAGAACTTGGAAATTCACGAACGATCAAGATCATGAGTGGTTAATGAAGTAA
- the iolE gene encoding myo-inosose-2 dehydratase, with protein MSSVNLPFNLGIHPINWVGEDVLEHGDFYTYEQVMEEISSLGFVGTEISRKFPKDPVELKKALDRYSLQLTTQWKSVFFSDPKRHDSELEAYRKHVEFLKNFGCKVVSTAEIGGSMLNQDPRRGQDETYVQRLDNDGWEYMVEGLNKAGEICRENGMHLVYHHHAGTVVEQPEEIDRLMEMSDPSSVSLLYDTGHGYYGGNDPVQLLEKYHDRIKYVHLKDIRQEVLDKARTDAYSIRQCISNGLFTVPGDGCLDFTAIFNKLVEKGYSDWALIEGEQDPLKCNPYEYAKKSKAFIENIVGEFSNVK; from the coding sequence ATGTCATCAGTCAATCTTCCTTTTAATTTGGGAATTCACCCTATTAACTGGGTTGGAGAAGATGTGCTAGAACATGGAGACTTCTACACATATGAACAAGTAATGGAGGAAATATCATCACTTGGATTTGTGGGGACGGAGATTAGTCGAAAGTTCCCTAAAGATCCAGTGGAATTAAAAAAAGCACTGGATCGATATAGCTTACAACTAACAACCCAGTGGAAATCCGTCTTTTTTTCGGATCCTAAACGGCATGATAGTGAACTGGAAGCCTATCGTAAGCATGTGGAATTTTTAAAGAACTTTGGTTGTAAAGTTGTCAGTACAGCTGAAATAGGCGGATCAATGCTTAATCAAGATCCGCGACGCGGGCAAGATGAAACATATGTCCAACGACTGGATAATGATGGTTGGGAATACATGGTGGAAGGGCTGAACAAGGCCGGAGAAATTTGCCGGGAAAATGGTATGCATCTTGTATATCATCACCATGCTGGAACAGTTGTGGAACAACCAGAAGAAATTGACCGCTTAATGGAAATGAGCGACCCTAGCTCTGTCTCCCTGTTATATGATACAGGGCATGGTTACTACGGCGGGAATGATCCTGTTCAATTATTAGAGAAATATCATGACCGAATTAAATATGTCCATTTAAAAGACATTAGACAGGAAGTATTAGATAAGGCGAGAACAGATGCGTACAGTATTCGACAATGCATTAGTAATGGTCTCTTTACAGTGCCAGGCGATGGGTGTCTAGATTTCACGGCGATTTTTAATAAGCTCGTTGAAAAAGGATATTCAGACTGGGCATTGATTGAAGGAGAACAAGATCCTTTAAAGTGTAATCCATATGAGTACGCTAAAAAATCAAAGGCCTTTATCGAAAATATTGTAGGGGAATTTTCTAATGTTAAATAA
- a CDS encoding Gfo/Idh/MocA family oxidoreductase — MKEVIRCAVLGLGRLGYWHAENLASKVKGAKLISVIDPLEGRAEQVARELGVEKWSRNPDDAFEDDNIDAVIIVTPTSTHADMIKRAAKNGKQIFIEKPLTQELVEADEAIKVIQEHKITCQVGFMRRFDPAYAEAKKRIEAGDIGQPLYFKGVSRDGNVPHEEFIKHSGGIFLDVAIHDYDIARFLMNQEVTSITTTGNVLLESNNFMKKYNDVDQGLSYINFTSGASGDIETMRIAPYAYDIRGEVIGTEGAIQIGSMRNNDVKILTNKGSYNDLIQDFPTRFQNAYLLEMIHFIESLQKGEKPACTEIDGKAALEIAAAATKSFNTGETVHLGLQKVK; from the coding sequence ATGAAAGAAGTTATTCGCTGTGCTGTATTAGGATTGGGAAGACTGGGCTATTGGCATGCTGAAAACCTTGCTTCTAAAGTGAAAGGTGCCAAGTTGATTAGTGTTATTGACCCACTTGAAGGAAGGGCGGAGCAAGTTGCTAGAGAATTAGGGGTAGAAAAATGGTCAAGGAATCCAGATGATGCATTTGAAGACGATAATATTGATGCAGTTATTATTGTAACCCCTACAAGTACGCATGCTGATATGATCAAACGCGCTGCGAAAAATGGAAAACAAATCTTTATTGAAAAACCACTTACTCAAGAACTGGTAGAGGCTGACGAGGCAATCAAAGTTATTCAAGAACATAAAATAACGTGTCAAGTAGGGTTTATGAGAAGATTCGACCCAGCATATGCTGAAGCAAAAAAGAGAATCGAAGCTGGAGATATTGGACAACCACTGTACTTTAAAGGTGTAAGTAGAGATGGAAATGTACCACATGAAGAGTTTATTAAACATAGTGGCGGAATTTTTCTTGACGTTGCAATTCATGATTATGATATTGCCCGTTTTCTAATGAATCAAGAAGTAACTTCGATTACAACGACTGGGAATGTTCTACTGGAATCAAATAATTTTATGAAAAAATATAATGATGTAGATCAGGGACTATCATATATAAACTTTACATCAGGCGCTTCAGGAGATATCGAAACGATGAGGATTGCTCCATATGCATACGATATTCGAGGAGAAGTTATTGGAACAGAGGGTGCTATTCAGATTGGTTCTATGAGAAATAATGACGTTAAAATACTCACGAATAAAGGGAGTTATAATGATTTGATTCAGGATTTTCCTACGCGATTTCAAAATGCCTATTTATTAGAAATGATTCATTTTATTGAAAGTCTACAAAAGGGTGAAAAACCAGCATGTACTGAGATAGATGGAAAAGCGGCTTTGGAAATAGCTGCTGCTGCGACTAAATCTTTTAATACTGGGGAAACGGTTCATCTAGGGCTTCAAAAAGTAAAGTGA
- a CDS encoding sugar phosphate isomerase/epimerase family protein has protein sequence MKFGVCQWSLPIDGPYAIRMTADVGLKGIQLDIGSYNRGFPLSLQVVQEAYLEYAEKYGITISSLAVRELDNYGMTRKDGTPEKEIVLKAISKSIEIANAMRIPIVMLASFEDGEIKTEQDFNTVVDCLKKACEEAEQYNLIIATENLLSIEENKRLFKLVNKPNLKLYFDTQNYYLRKNYNTANMVRELFPYICEVHVKDGANGYLSGALLGEGDSGFFETMKVLKEKKFDGWIHLENYYDQQPLSLQGEDPMELLKKDILTLENTVS, from the coding sequence ATGAAGTTTGGTGTTTGCCAATGGTCTCTTCCAATCGATGGACCGTATGCGATACGAATGACCGCGGATGTAGGTTTGAAGGGGATTCAATTAGATATCGGCAGTTACAATCGAGGTTTTCCATTATCTTTGCAGGTTGTGCAAGAAGCCTATTTAGAATATGCAGAAAAATATGGTATTACAATATCTTCTTTGGCAGTCAGAGAACTAGATAATTATGGAATGACGAGAAAGGATGGAACGCCTGAGAAAGAGATTGTATTAAAGGCAATATCAAAGTCTATTGAGATTGCAAATGCCATGAGAATCCCAATAGTTATGTTAGCTAGTTTTGAGGATGGGGAAATAAAAACTGAGCAGGACTTTAATACAGTCGTTGATTGTCTTAAAAAAGCTTGTGAAGAAGCTGAGCAATATAATCTTATTATTGCAACCGAAAACCTATTGTCTATTGAAGAAAACAAAAGGCTTTTCAAGTTAGTAAATAAACCTAATCTTAAACTTTACTTTGATACTCAAAATTATTATTTAAGAAAAAATTATAATACTGCTAATATGGTGCGAGAACTTTTCCCATATATCTGTGAAGTTCATGTTAAAGATGGAGCCAATGGTTATTTAAGTGGGGCTTTACTCGGAGAAGGAGACTCTGGATTTTTTGAGACTATGAAGGTCTTAAAAGAGAAGAAATTTGATGGTTGGATTCATTTGGAAAATTACTATGATCAGCAGCCATTATCTTTACAGGGAGAAGATCCAATGGAGCTTTTGAAAAAGGATATTTTAACTTTGGAAAATACAGTTTCTTAA